In Nocardia yunnanensis, one DNA window encodes the following:
- a CDS encoding NUDIX hydrolase has product MRPEVLAGIERELRQQAESEGIVHFVVGVAVFRSGKLLVVRRVADGSSNAGMWELPGGGVESGESFADCVARELYEETGLRAVRITDVLGGFDYATRTKSRVRKYSFVVEAQAGEIQVDPAEHDRYQWIDADTVDNLPMADDMRAAVFALVTTHPAR; this is encoded by the coding sequence ATGCGACCCGAGGTACTCGCGGGCATCGAACGCGAGCTGCGGCAGCAGGCCGAGAGTGAGGGCATCGTCCACTTCGTGGTGGGCGTGGCCGTCTTCCGAAGCGGCAAGCTGCTGGTCGTACGGCGTGTCGCGGACGGCAGCTCGAATGCGGGGATGTGGGAGCTACCCGGCGGGGGCGTGGAATCCGGGGAGTCCTTCGCCGACTGCGTGGCCCGGGAACTGTACGAGGAGACCGGGTTGCGGGCCGTGCGCATCACCGATGTGCTGGGCGGATTCGACTACGCGACCCGCACCAAATCGCGCGTGCGCAAGTACAGCTTCGTCGTCGAGGCGCAGGCCGGCGAGATCCAGGTCGACCCGGCCGAACACGACCGCTACCAGTGGATCGACGCCGACACCGTCGACAACCTGCCCATGGCCGACGATATGCGCGCCGCCGTCTTCGCGCTGGTGACCACCCACCCCGCGCGGTGA